A window from Rhodospirillaceae bacterium encodes these proteins:
- a CDS encoding AAA family ATPase, with the protein MVARVASVAFNGIDVKDVDVQVRIANGLPAFTIVGLADKAVAESRERVRAALESMGLSLPPKRIIVNLAPADLLKEGSHFDLPIALALLAAMDVLPKEEVASFLAIGELSLDGGLSAVAGVLPAAIAAAVRGYGFICPAACGPEAAWAEGVDVLAPENLLALVNHFKGSQVLTPPRAELAENDERYPDLADVKGQETARRALEIAAAGGHNLLMVGPPGSGKSLLAQRLAGILPPLNAREALAVSMIQSVAGTLKGKRLSRQRPFRSPHHSASLPALVGGGSKARPGEVSLAHYGVLFLDEFPEFSRQALEALRQPLEAGEVTIARANAHVTYPARVQLIAAMNPCRCGYFGDPGQDCGRAPKCAADYQAKISGPLFDRIDLHVEVPAVSPDDLGRPAAAEPSATVRERVLAARAIATARYKKQAKADGIRLNAEADGTLLEAIAAPDEAGRALLKEAAEKMRLTARGYHRVLRVARTLADLEGRDGVLRHHIAEALSYRRIVPGRNPLLPSV; encoded by the coding sequence ATGGTTGCCCGGGTAGCAAGCGTGGCCTTCAACGGCATTGACGTAAAGGACGTGGACGTTCAGGTCCGGATCGCCAACGGCCTGCCCGCCTTTACGATCGTCGGGCTTGCCGACAAGGCGGTGGCTGAATCCCGCGAGCGCGTGCGCGCCGCGCTCGAATCGATGGGGCTTTCCCTGCCGCCAAAGCGCATTATCGTCAATCTGGCACCGGCCGATCTGCTGAAAGAAGGCAGCCATTTTGACCTTCCCATCGCGCTCGCCCTTCTTGCCGCCATGGATGTCCTGCCCAAGGAAGAAGTCGCCAGTTTTCTGGCGATCGGCGAGCTTTCCTTGGATGGCGGGTTAAGCGCCGTCGCCGGCGTGTTGCCTGCCGCCATCGCGGCGGCGGTTCGGGGCTACGGCTTCATCTGTCCCGCCGCCTGCGGGCCGGAGGCGGCCTGGGCGGAAGGGGTCGATGTGCTGGCACCGGAAAACCTGCTCGCCCTGGTCAACCATTTCAAGGGCAGCCAGGTGCTGACTCCGCCCCGGGCGGAGCTTGCCGAAAACGACGAACGCTATCCGGATCTGGCCGATGTCAAAGGCCAGGAAACCGCCAGGCGGGCGCTGGAAATTGCCGCCGCAGGCGGGCATAATTTGCTGATGGTCGGCCCCCCGGGTTCTGGAAAATCTCTTCTTGCCCAACGGCTTGCCGGTATTCTTCCGCCCTTGAATGCGCGCGAGGCGCTGGCCGTCAGCATGATCCAGAGTGTGGCCGGCACGTTGAAGGGCAAGCGTCTTTCACGCCAGCGGCCCTTTCGCAGCCCCCATCATTCCGCCTCCCTGCCGGCCCTTGTCGGCGGCGGCAGCAAGGCGCGTCCGGGAGAGGTTTCCCTCGCCCATTACGGCGTTCTTTTTCTGGATGAATTTCCGGAATTTTCCCGTCAGGCCCTTGAAGCCCTGCGCCAGCCCCTTGAAGCCGGCGAAGTCACAATCGCGCGCGCCAACGCGCATGTGACCTATCCGGCCCGGGTCCAGCTTATCGCCGCGATGAACCCGTGCCGTTGCGGTTATTTCGGCGACCCCGGCCAGGATTGTGGGCGGGCGCCAAAATGCGCCGCCGATTATCAGGCAAAGATTTCCGGGCCGCTTTTCGACCGCATCGATCTTCATGTCGAAGTGCCCGCCGTTTCACCCGACGACCTTGGCCGACCGGCAGCGGCCGAACCGTCGGCCACCGTGCGCGAGCGCGTGCTGGCCGCGCGCGCCATTGCCACGGCGCGTTACAAAAAACAGGCCAAAGCCGACGGCATTCGCCTGAACGCCGAAGCCGACGGCACGCTTCTGGAAGCGATCGCCGCCCCCGACGAAGCAGGCCGGGCTCTGCTGAAAGAGGCAGCGGAAAAAATGCGCCTCACGGCACGCGGCTATCACCGGGTGTTGCGCGTCGCGCGCACATTGGCGGACCTTGAAGGCCGCGACGGCGTCCTTCGCCATCACATCGCCGAGGCGCTAAGTTACCGCCGCATCGTGCCGGGAAGAAATCCGCTTTTGCCCTCGGTCTAA
- the hisA gene encoding 1-(5-phosphoribosyl)-5-[(5-phosphoribosylamino)methylideneamino]imidazole-4-carboxamide isomerase has translation MILYPAIDLKGGECVRLLQGDMEKAVRFNDSPAAQAKSFKASGFSRLHLVDLDGAIAGRTINGDAVRAILDAVDLPVQLGGGIRDMATITAWLEGGIARVILGTVALEDPELVREAARRFPGQIAVGIDARDGRVAVRGWVEATDVTALDLARRYEDAHVAAIIYTDIARDGMMRGVNVDATAALADALSIPVIASGGAASLADITALQEKASCGIEGVILGRALYDGRIEPKEALKIAGGASHA, from the coding sequence ATGATCCTTTATCCAGCCATTGATCTAAAGGGCGGGGAATGCGTGCGTCTGTTGCAGGGCGACATGGAAAAAGCCGTGCGCTTCAATGACAGTCCGGCGGCCCAGGCGAAAAGTTTCAAGGCGTCTGGTTTTTCCCGGCTCCACCTTGTCGATCTTGATGGTGCCATTGCGGGCCGGACGATCAATGGCGACGCCGTGCGCGCCATTTTGGACGCGGTTGATTTACCGGTGCAACTGGGCGGCGGCATTCGCGACATGGCGACCATCACCGCCTGGCTTGAAGGTGGCATCGCGCGTGTCATCCTTGGCACCGTCGCCCTTGAAGACCCGGAACTTGTCCGCGAGGCGGCGCGCCGCTTTCCAGGGCAAATTGCCGTCGGCATCGATGCGCGCGACGGCCGTGTCGCCGTTCGGGGGTGGGTGGAAGCCACCGATGTGACGGCGCTGGATCTTGCGCGCCGTTACGAAGATGCCCATGTCGCGGCCATTATTTATACGGACATCGCGCGCGACGGCATGATGCGCGGCGTCAATGTTGATGCGACGGCAGCCCTTGCCGACGCGCTTTCCATTCCCGTGATTGCGTCCGGTGGTGCCGCCTCTCTGGCGGACATAACAGCCCTGCAGGAAAAGGCATCTTGCGGCATTGAAGGCGTCATTCTGGGCCGCGCCCTTTACGATGGACGCATCGAACCAAAGGAGGCCCTTAAAATTGCAGGCGGCGCATCCCATGCTTAA
- a CDS encoding phospholipid-binding domain-containing protein, with product MRPRNRNPPVFIGGFFMRRLFLYLLPVLLLGHVGLSACSVVGLATGAGAGTAVAASEERGLGGTVADAALHTKINVALLDKDFRLFRRVSTSVHEGRVLLMGIVPNPEAMADAVRLAWQAEGTREVINELHVAPDEAFLDSVRDGWISTKIRTRIMFDKEIEAINYSIETVGRVIYILGIAQNREELDRVIRTARDIEYVEKIISHVILKDDPRRKTP from the coding sequence TTGCGGCCACGAAATCGCAACCCTCCCGTTTTCATTGGCGGATTTTTCATGCGGCGTCTTTTTCTTTACCTTCTGCCCGTTCTTCTTCTGGGCCATGTTGGCCTTTCCGCCTGTTCGGTGGTGGGGCTTGCCACCGGCGCCGGCGCCGGAACGGCCGTCGCCGCGTCCGAAGAACGCGGCCTTGGCGGCACGGTTGCGGATGCGGCCCTGCACACCAAAATCAACGTCGCGCTTCTGGATAAGGATTTTCGCCTTTTCCGCCGCGTCAGCACCAGCGTCCATGAAGGCCGCGTTCTTCTGATGGGCATCGTGCCCAACCCGGAAGCCATGGCCGACGCCGTGCGCCTTGCCTGGCAAGCAGAAGGAACCCGCGAGGTCATCAACGAACTGCACGTCGCACCGGACGAAGCCTTCCTGGACAGCGTTCGCGACGGCTGGATCAGCACCAAGATTCGCACACGCATCATGTTCGATAAGGAAATCGAAGCCATTAATTATTCGATCGAAACGGTCGGTCGCGTCATCTACATCCTTGGCATCGCCCAGAACCGCGAAGAACTTGACCGCGTTATCCGAACCGCCCGCGACATCGAATATGTCGAAAAAATCATCAGCCATGTCATCCTGAAAGACGATCCGCGACGAAAGACCCCTTAA
- a CDS encoding imidazole glycerol phosphate synthase subunit HisH — protein sequence MNVAVVDYGSGNLRSVANALAKAAREAGLDMAIEVTASAADVARASHVVLPGVGAFADCRAGIAGIAGMSAALREVAIEKRRPFLGICVGMQLMAGFSSEHGRHPGFGWIEGEVTPIMPKDAGLKVPHMGWNELQLEAPDHPLFEGIANGAHAYFVHSYALAPAHGNELLASVDHGGQITAAVGRDNLVGTQFHPEKSQRVGATLLANFLRWRP from the coding sequence ATGAACGTCGCGGTTGTTGATTATGGTTCCGGCAATCTGCGTTCGGTGGCCAATGCGCTGGCCAAGGCCGCCCGCGAAGCGGGGCTGGACATGGCTATCGAGGTGACGGCTTCGGCTGCGGACGTTGCGCGCGCAAGCCATGTTGTGCTTCCGGGCGTTGGCGCCTTTGCCGATTGCCGCGCCGGGATCGCCGGCATTGCCGGCATGTCGGCGGCGTTGCGCGAGGTGGCCATCGAAAAGCGCCGGCCTTTTCTTGGCATTTGCGTCGGCATGCAATTGATGGCGGGTTTTAGCAGTGAACATGGCCGGCATCCGGGTTTCGGCTGGATCGAGGGCGAGGTGACGCCGATCATGCCGAAAGACGCAGGCTTGAAAGTGCCGCATATGGGCTGGAACGAATTGCAGCTGGAAGCGCCGGATCACCCGCTTTTTGAGGGCATTGCAAACGGGGCCCATGCCTATTTCGTGCACAGCTATGCTCTGGCGCCCGCCCATGGCAACGAATTGCTGGCCAGCGTCGATCATGGCGGCCAGATCACCGCCGCCGTTGGCCGGGACAATCTGGTTGGCACCCAGTTTCACCCGGAGAAAAGCCAGCGGGTGGGCGCGACGCTGCTTGCCAATTTTCTGCGTTGGCGGCCCTAG
- a CDS encoding imidazole glycerol phosphate synthase subunit HisF has protein sequence MLKARVIPCLDVKDGRVVKGVNFVDLVDAGDPVEQAAFYDSEQADELCFLDITASHENRETIYDIVTGTAKRCFIPLTVGGGVRETEDVRRLLLAGADKVSINTAAIVRPEFVAEAAQRFGTQCIVVAMDAKRASSGEYEIFTHGGRNATGIEAVGWARRMAELGAGEILLTSMDRDGTRQGFDIGLTRAVADAVSIPIIASGGVGNLDHLVEGIRDGHAAAVLAASIFHFGEHSIGAAKAHMAAAGIPVRPMEFS, from the coding sequence ATGCTTAAGGCGCGCGTCATTCCCTGCCTCGATGTGAAGGATGGCCGCGTCGTCAAGGGAGTGAATTTTGTCGATCTGGTCGATGCCGGCGACCCGGTTGAACAGGCGGCGTTTTACGACAGCGAACAGGCGGACGAGCTTTGCTTTCTCGACATCACCGCGTCCCATGAAAATCGCGAAACGATTTACGACATTGTGACGGGCACGGCGAAACGGTGCTTCATTCCGCTTACCGTTGGCGGCGGCGTGCGCGAAACGGAAGACGTTCGTCGTTTGTTGCTGGCCGGGGCCGACAAGGTATCCATCAACACCGCCGCCATTGTTCGACCGGAATTCGTCGCCGAAGCGGCGCAGCGTTTCGGCACTCAATGCATCGTTGTTGCCATGGACGCGAAACGGGCATCGTCGGGGGAGTACGAAATTTTTACCCATGGCGGGCGCAACGCGACCGGGATTGAGGCGGTTGGATGGGCGCGCCGGATGGCAGAGCTTGGCGCGGGCGAAATTCTGCTGACGTCGATGGATCGCGACGGCACGCGCCAGGGGTTTGACATCGGCCTCACCCGCGCTGTTGCCGACGCGGTTTCGATCCCCATCATTGCGTCCGGCGGCGTCGGCAATCTCGACCATCTGGTCGAAGGCATTCGCGACGGCCATGCGGCAGCCGTCCTGGCGGCGTCCATCTTTCATTTTGGTGAGCATTCAATTGGGGCGGCGAAGGCCCATATGGCGGCGGCCGGAATTCCGGTGCGGCCGATGGAATTTTCATGA
- a CDS encoding penicillin-binding protein activator produces MGFSAVYPLCRNRLLIGACLIALLVLMAGCGRVSNGYPGAQGGRTFPDAPPPKSSPSTPVQEAPLPIPSEYDRTRSEDVSLRETTTAIASLSQGSPLKGAPRRVQAAPAAKARQRIAILLPLSGQNAVLGKAMLNTAQMALFDLAGSNFALLPFDTKGTPRGAATAAEAAFESNVSLILGPLLSTSVSAISDAARARNIRVVAFSTDRSVAGRGIYTMGFLPRTQVERVVTFAHNKGLSRFAILSPRNAYGYAVVEELRRAVEKVDAVVTRVVFYDPAVAMDTKKLSEIVRDLADYDLRAHALNEHRVELETLDDEISKRELERLKGQETLGDVDFDAVLLPVGGDHLKSIAPLLSYYDVDPKKVRFLGTGQWDDATIGTEPTLVGGWYATSGPKEWERFVRRYEDRFQAAPPRLASLAYDATALAAVLVGTGTSLDDFSLTVRGGFAGVDGIFRFHPDGLVERGLAVLQVGHRGPRVVSPAPVKFTDG; encoded by the coding sequence GTGGGTTTTTCCGCCGTTTATCCCCTTTGCCGGAACCGTCTTTTAATCGGGGCATGCCTGATCGCCTTGCTTGTGCTGATGGCCGGATGCGGCAGGGTATCGAATGGGTATCCCGGCGCGCAAGGGGGGCGCACCTTTCCTGATGCGCCGCCGCCGAAAAGTTCGCCCTCGACGCCGGTTCAGGAAGCGCCGCTTCCCATTCCCAGCGAATATGACCGGACGCGCAGCGAGGATGTCTCTCTGAGAGAGACGACAACGGCCATCGCCTCGCTCAGTCAGGGGTCGCCCCTAAAGGGCGCCCCGCGCCGTGTTCAGGCCGCGCCGGCGGCAAAGGCGCGCCAGCGTATTGCCATCCTGCTGCCGCTTTCGGGACAAAATGCGGTTCTTGGAAAGGCCATGTTGAACACAGCTCAGATGGCGCTTTTCGATTTGGCGGGTTCGAATTTTGCGCTGCTTCCCTTCGACACGAAAGGCACGCCGCGTGGTGCCGCCACGGCGGCGGAAGCCGCCTTTGAAAGCAACGTGTCTCTGATTCTCGGGCCGCTGCTTTCGACATCCGTATCGGCGATCAGCGACGCGGCGCGCGCGCGCAACATCCGGGTTGTCGCGTTTTCGACGGATCGAAGCGTTGCCGGGCGCGGGATTTACACCATGGGCTTTCTTCCGCGCACCCAGGTCGAACGCGTCGTTACCTTTGCACACAACAAGGGCCTTTCGCGTTTTGCGATCCTGTCGCCCCGGAATGCTTATGGCTATGCGGTTGTCGAGGAATTGCGCCGCGCCGTTGAAAAGGTGGATGCGGTTGTAACGCGGGTTGTTTTTTATGATCCGGCGGTGGCAATGGACACCAAAAAACTGTCGGAAATTGTTCGCGACCTTGCCGATTACGATTTGCGCGCCCACGCCCTGAATGAACACCGCGTCGAGCTTGAAACCCTGGACGATGAAATTTCCAAACGGGAACTGGAGAGACTCAAAGGGCAGGAAACCCTGGGCGACGTTGATTTTGACGCGGTTCTGCTACCGGTCGGCGGCGATCACCTGAAAAGCATCGCCCCGTTGCTGTCCTATTACGACGTCGATCCGAAGAAGGTTCGCTTTCTTGGAACCGGCCAGTGGGACGATGCGACGATTGGAACCGAGCCGACCCTGGTCGGTGGCTGGTACGCCACGTCCGGCCCTAAGGAATGGGAACGCTTCGTTCGGCGTTACGAGGATCGTTTTCAGGCCGCGCCGCCGCGCCTTGCCAGCCTGGCGTATGATGCGACCGCGCTCGCCGCCGTGCTTGTCGGCACGGGGACGTCCCTGGACGATTTTTCGCTGACCGTGCGTGGCGGCTTTGCCGGTGTCGATGGTATTTTCCGGTTTCATCCGGACGGCCTGGTCGAACGTGGCCTGGCGGTGTTGCAGGTCGGCCACCGTGGCCCGCGTGTCGTCAGCCCGGCACCGGTGAAATTCACCGACGGCTAA
- a CDS encoding histidine triad nucleotide-binding protein, with protein MAYDLNNVFAKILRKEIPCDKIYEDEFALAFRDVNPQAPTHVLVIPKGAYVSMADFSEAATDSEITGFFRAVGQVARDLKVENAGYRILANHGVDAHQEVPHFHVHLFAGRKLGSMLAQPKG; from the coding sequence ATGGCGTATGATCTGAACAACGTGTTTGCAAAAATCCTTCGCAAAGAAATTCCCTGCGATAAAATTTACGAAGACGAATTTGCGCTCGCCTTTCGCGACGTTAATCCCCAAGCGCCGACCCATGTTCTGGTCATCCCAAAGGGGGCTTACGTGTCGATGGCAGATTTTTCAGAGGCCGCCACGGATTCTGAAATCACCGGCTTTTTTCGCGCTGTCGGCCAGGTGGCACGCGATCTGAAAGTTGAAAACGCCGGCTACCGCATCCTTGCCAATCATGGCGTGGACGCGCATCAGGAAGTGCCGCATTTTCATGTGCATCTTTTTGCGGGACGGAAACTGGGCTCGATGCTTGCACAGCCCAAAGGCTAG
- the rsmI gene encoding 16S rRNA (cytidine(1402)-2'-O)-methyltransferase — MPRLKDGSGKGDKRRKNPRKASEKSIECSAKASPQPDGSKRGGLLLVATPIGNLGDMTSRALDALREADSIACEDSRVTGKLLRKYGIDTKRVVYHDHNAARMRPRLLRELAAGKTIALVSDAGTPLISDPGYKLVRDVIAADIPLTFLPGPSAVITALVLSGLPPDRFFFGGFLPVKAEARRGEIERVASLAATLLFFESPRRLAATLRQLADILGTREAAVIREATKLYEEVRRGSLEELAAFYTQAGPPKGEVVLAIGPPAATANTLSDDALRERLKPMLDRGSLRDAADAVALETGCARRKVYALALELTGRK, encoded by the coding sequence ATGCCCCGATTAAAAGACGGTTCCGGCAAAGGGGATAAACGGCGGAAAAACCCACGGAAGGCCTCTGAAAAAAGCATCGAATGCTCCGCCAAGGCTAGCCCTCAGCCCGATGGAAGTAAACGGGGGGGCCTGCTTCTTGTTGCGACCCCCATCGGCAATTTAGGCGACATGACCTCCCGCGCCCTCGACGCCTTGCGCGAGGCCGACAGCATCGCGTGTGAGGATTCGCGTGTGACGGGCAAATTGCTCCGCAAATATGGGATCGACACCAAACGCGTCGTCTATCACGACCACAACGCCGCCCGAATGCGCCCGCGCCTGCTGCGCGAGCTTGCCGCTGGAAAAACCATCGCCCTTGTGTCCGACGCCGGAACGCCCCTTATCTCGGATCCGGGGTACAAGCTTGTCCGCGACGTAATCGCCGCAGACATTCCGCTGACCTTTCTTCCCGGGCCTTCCGCCGTCATCACCGCCCTTGTCCTTTCCGGCCTGCCGCCCGATCGCTTCTTCTTTGGCGGCTTCCTGCCGGTGAAGGCCGAAGCCCGGCGGGGCGAGATTGAGCGTGTCGCGAGCCTCGCTGCGACGCTTCTTTTCTTCGAATCCCCGCGACGTCTGGCCGCGACCTTGCGTCAACTCGCCGACATCCTTGGCACAAGAGAGGCCGCCGTCATCCGCGAAGCAACAAAGCTCTATGAAGAAGTGCGCCGGGGTTCCCTTGAAGAACTGGCGGCGTTTTACACCCAGGCCGGGCCGCCGAAAGGCGAGGTCGTGCTTGCCATCGGCCCACCAGCGGCGACCGCAAACACGCTGTCGGATGATGCCTTGCGCGAACGCCTCAAGCCAATGCTTGACCGGGGAAGCCTCCGCGATGCCGCCGACGCTGTTGCCCTGGAAACGGGATGCGCGCGGCGCAAAGTCTATGCCCTTGCCCTCGAACTGACCGGAAGGAAATAA
- a CDS encoding phosphoribosyl-ATP diphosphatase — MAVPDNEKTLTELFAVIESRKGGDASRSYTAKLFAGGIDKMAEKLGEEAVETVIAAVKGSQAELVGESADLLYHLLVLLAAKGITLEEVIAELRRREGMSGIDEKAARKK, encoded by the coding sequence ATGGCGGTACCCGATAACGAAAAGACGCTCACTGAACTTTTTGCGGTGATCGAAAGCCGCAAAGGTGGGGATGCTTCGCGCTCTTACACGGCGAAGCTGTTCGCGGGCGGCATCGACAAAATGGCTGAAAAACTTGGCGAAGAAGCGGTTGAAACGGTGATCGCCGCTGTCAAGGGCAGCCAAGCCGAATTGGTCGGGGAAAGCGCCGACCTTCTTTATCACCTTCTTGTGCTGTTGGCGGCGAAGGGCATCACTCTGGAAGAGGTGATTGCCGAACTTCGTCGTCGCGAAGGCATGTCCGGAATTGACGAGAAGGCCGCCAGAAAAAAATAA
- a CDS encoding glutathione synthase — MSLAVAIQMDPMEGIDIDADSTFALAVEAERRGHALFHYLPQDLTFRHGRVVARAHPMQVRYEKGNHFTFGEARSIDLAPIDVVLMRQDPPFDMAYITATHLLEHLMATTLVVNNPTEVRNAPEKLFVTHFAELMPPTLITSDREEILAFRKEQKDIILKPLFGNGGRGVFHISPEDENLNALLELFTELYREPVIVQRYLPEVRDGDKRIILVEGVPVGAVNRVPPKGEARSNLHVGGVAKKATLTARDHLICEAIGETLRDRGLLFVGIDVIGDCMTEINVTSPTGIREINRFDNVTIEKQIWDAIEARHAALGRGGQAE, encoded by the coding sequence ATGAGCCTTGCCGTCGCCATCCAGATGGACCCCATGGAGGGAATTGACATCGACGCCGACAGCACGTTTGCGTTGGCGGTCGAAGCCGAACGCCGTGGCCACGCCCTTTTTCATTACCTTCCCCAGGACCTGACCTTCCGCCATGGCCGGGTTGTTGCGCGCGCGCACCCGATGCAGGTCCGTTACGAAAAAGGAAACCACTTCACCTTCGGCGAAGCCCGTTCCATCGACCTTGCCCCGATCGACGTCGTGCTGATGCGCCAGGACCCGCCTTTCGACATGGCCTACATCACGGCAACGCATTTGCTTGAACATCTGATGGCAACAACGCTTGTCGTCAACAACCCGACCGAGGTTCGCAACGCGCCGGAAAAATTATTCGTGACGCATTTCGCGGAACTGATGCCGCCCACGTTGATTACATCCGATCGGGAAGAAATTCTCGCTTTCCGCAAAGAACAGAAGGACATCATTCTAAAACCGCTTTTCGGAAATGGCGGGCGCGGCGTTTTCCACATCTCGCCGGAAGACGAAAATCTGAACGCGCTGCTGGAATTGTTCACCGAGCTTTATCGCGAACCGGTCATCGTTCAACGCTACCTTCCCGAGGTTCGCGATGGCGACAAACGAATCATTCTTGTCGAAGGCGTGCCGGTCGGTGCCGTCAACCGTGTGCCGCCAAAAGGCGAAGCGCGCTCGAATTTGCACGTTGGCGGTGTTGCAAAAAAAGCAACGCTAACGGCACGCGATCATCTTATCTGTGAAGCCATCGGCGAAACCCTGCGCGATCGCGGCCTTCTTTTTGTCGGCATCGATGTCATCGGCGATTGCATGACCGAAATCAACGTCACCTCGCCAACCGGCATTCGCGAGATCAACCGTTTTGACAACGTCACCATCGAGAAACAAATCTGGGACGCGATTGAAGCGCGCCATGCCGCCCTGGGCCGGGGCGGGCAGGCGGAATGA
- a CDS encoding coproporphyrinogen III oxidase translates to MTGEPPLALYIHWPFCRSKCPYCDFNSHVRDRIDAGRWERALLDALDHAAGQMPGRRLGSLFFGGGTPSLMAPETVARLIARAKTHWPADPDLEITLEANPTSAEAARFQAFAEAGVNRLSLGVQALREEALRFLGREHDVREALRALEWARKTFPRISFDLIYGRQEQTPADWRAELGQALALAADHLSLYQLTIEAGTAFFQQQRQGALPLPGEPAMVAFYETTQAMLEDAGMPAYEISNHARAGAQCRHNLTYWRGGEYIGIGPGAHGRHGGRRPDEARTTTRDIRLPERWLEAVERQGHGCEAVEGLERNAWLAELTMMGLRLREGLSRNTFRRQTGLEIEAAFPCEALASLITGDFLVLDAAGLRATPRGRQRLNAVLERLLSAA, encoded by the coding sequence GTGACCGGGGAACCACCCCTCGCGCTTTATATCCATTGGCCTTTCTGCCGCTCAAAATGTCCCTATTGCGATTTTAACAGCCATGTGCGCGATCGCATCGATGCCGGGCGCTGGGAACGCGCGCTGCTGGACGCGCTGGATCACGCCGCCGGACAAATGCCGGGGCGTCGCCTGGGCAGCCTTTTTTTCGGCGGCGGCACGCCATCGCTGATGGCTCCGGAAACCGTCGCGCGACTTATCGCGCGCGCAAAAACCCATTGGCCTGCGGACCCGGATCTGGAAATCACCCTCGAAGCGAATCCGACCTCGGCAGAAGCGGCCCGTTTCCAGGCTTTCGCCGAAGCCGGCGTGAACCGACTTTCCCTTGGCGTGCAAGCCCTGCGTGAAGAGGCGCTGCGCTTCCTTGGCCGCGAACACGATGTGCGCGAGGCGCTCCGCGCCCTGGAATGGGCCAGAAAAACCTTTCCGCGAATTTCCTTCGACCTCATCTATGGCCGCCAGGAACAGACACCGGCCGATTGGCGAGCGGAGCTTGGTCAGGCGCTGGCGCTGGCGGCGGATCATCTGTCCCTCTATCAATTAACGATCGAGGCCGGCACCGCCTTCTTCCAGCAGCAACGCCAAGGTGCCCTGCCGTTGCCGGGCGAACCGGCAATGGTGGCGTTTTACGAAACGACCCAAGCGATGCTGGAAGACGCGGGCATGCCGGCCTATGAAATTTCCAACCATGCGCGTGCCGGGGCACAATGCCGCCACAACCTTACCTATTGGCGCGGCGGTGAATATATCGGCATCGGCCCCGGTGCCCATGGCCGCCACGGCGGTCGCCGGCCTGACGAAGCGCGTACCACCACCCGCGACATCCGGCTTCCGGAACGCTGGCTGGAAGCCGTCGAACGCCAGGGTCACGGCTGCGAAGCGGTGGAAGGCCTTGAGCGCAACGCCTGGCTTGCGGAACTGACAATGATGGGTTTGCGTCTTCGCGAGGGCCTTTCGCGCAACACGTTCCGGCGACAGACCGGCCTTGAAATCGAGGCGGCATTCCCGTGTGAAGCCTTGGCCTCTCTCATCACCGGGGATTTTCTTGTCCTTGATGCGGCGGGCCTGCGCGCGACGCCGCGCGGACGGCAACGGCTGAACGCCGTGCTGGAAAGATTGTTAAGCGCGGCTTAG
- a CDS encoding cytochrome B — protein MNEKPLRAYAVWDRPTRWFHWINVLAIVGLMGIGIVLLNAKILGVSTPGKILLKETHVWVGYVFAINLAIRIIWGFMGNRYARWRSILPGGAGYVRSVRDYAADFSNKRPNRYLGHNPLGRLSVAVLFLLLVTQASAGLILAGTDIFYPPFGHWIAEWIAADGVDPASLMPYAKDTYNMQAYQEMRAFRDPVITTHVYVFYGLLAVIVAHVAAVIVTEIREGGSLVSALFTGRKILSGTPVDYEESGDQKDG, from the coding sequence ATGAATGAAAAACCGTTGCGGGCTTATGCCGTATGGGACCGGCCAACGCGGTGGTTCCATTGGATAAACGTCTTGGCGATTGTGGGACTCATGGGCATCGGGATCGTTCTTCTCAACGCCAAAATTCTTGGCGTTTCCACGCCGGGAAAAATCCTTCTGAAAGAAACCCATGTCTGGGTTGGCTATGTCTTTGCCATTAATCTTGCCATTCGAATCATCTGGGGATTTATGGGAAACCGTTACGCGCGCTGGCGCAGCATCCTTCCCGGTGGTGCTGGCTATGTTCGTTCCGTCCGCGATTACGCGGCGGATTTCTCCAACAAGCGCCCCAACCGGTATCTGGGACATAATCCGCTCGGCCGCCTAAGCGTCGCCGTCCTGTTTCTTCTGCTTGTGACCCAAGCGTCCGCCGGCCTGATCCTTGCCGGAACGGATATTTTCTATCCGCCCTTCGGCCACTGGATCGCCGAGTGGATCGCCGCAGATGGCGTCGATCCGGCAAGCCTGATGCCATACGCCAAAGACACCTACAACATGCAGGCCTATCAAGAGATGCGCGCGTTTCGGGACCCGGTCATCACAACCCATGTTTATGTGTTCTACGGGCTGCTGGCGGTGATTGTTGCCCATGTTGCCGCTGTCATCGTCACCGAAATTCGTGAGGGTGGCTCTTTGGTTTCCGCGTTGTTTACCGGGCGAAAAATTCTTTCCGGCACCCCGGTGGATTACGAAGAATCCGGCGATCAAAAAGATGGATAG